The following coding sequences lie in one Salarias fasciatus chromosome 7 unlocalized genomic scaffold, fSalaFa1.1 super_scaffold_4, whole genome shotgun sequence genomic window:
- the ugcg gene encoding ceramide glucosyltransferase: protein MAALELAMQGLAVFGLVLFAVLWLMHFMSIIYVRLHLHRKRSEVKQSFSQLAGVSLLKPLKGVDPNLISNLETFFTLDYPKFEILLCVQDQDDPAVDVCKKLLGKYPNVDARLFTGGKKVGINPKINNLMPGYEGAKYGLVWICDSGIRVKPDTLTDLTNQMTEKVGLVHGLPYVADRQGFAATLEQVYFGTSHPRSYISANVTGIKCVTGMSCLMRKDVLDQAGGLVAFAQYIAEDYFMAKAIADRGWKFSMATQVALQNSGSYSIGQFQSRMIRWTKLRVNMLPATVLEPVSECFLASLIIGWAAHYIFRWDMMVFFMCHCLAWFLSDYIQLTGVQGGPLCFSKLDFAVAWFIRESMAVQIFLSALWDPTISWRTGRYRLRCGGTAEEILDV from the exons ATGGCCGCGCTGGAGCTGGCCATGCAGGGCCTGGCCGTGTTCGGCCTGGTCCTGTTCGCGGTGCTGTGGCTCATGCACTTCATGTCCATCATCTACGT gcggctccacctccacaggaagaggtcagaggtcaagcaGTCCTTCTCCCAGCTGGCTGGAGTGTCTCTGCTGAAGCCTCTGAAGGGCGTCGACCCCAACCTGATCTCCAACCTGGAGACATTCTTCACCCTGGACTACCCCAAG TTCGAGATCCTGCTGTgcgtccaggaccaggacgatCCGGCGGTGGACGTCTGTAAGAAGCTGCTGGGAAAATATCCCAACGTGGACGCCCGTCTGTTCACCG ggggaaaaaaagttggAATCAACCCTAAGATCAACAACCTGATGCCTGGCTACGAGGGCGCCAAGTACGGCCTGGTGTGGATCTGCGACAGCGGCATCCGAG TGAAGCCCGACACCCTGACagatctgaccaatcagatgacGGAGAAGGTGGGGCTGGTCCACGGGTTGCCGTACGTCGCCGACCGCCAAGGCTTCGCCGCCACTCTGGAGCAG GTGTACTTCGGGACGTCCCACCCTCGCTCCTACATCTCGGCCAACGTGACGGGGATCAAGTGCGTGACGGGGATGTCGTGTCTGATGAGGAAGGACGTGCTGGACCAGGCCGGCGGGCTGGTCGCCTTCGCCCAGTACATCGCCGAGGACTACTTCATGGCTAAAGCCATCGCCGACAG AGGCTGGAAGTTCTCCATGGCGACACAGGTGGCGCTGCAGAACTCCGGATCCTACTCCATCGGACAGTTCCAGTCCCGGATGATCAG GTGGACCAAGCTGAGGGTCAACATGCTTCCCGCCACCGTGCTGGAGCCGGTTTCCGAGTGTTTCCTGGCCAGTCTGATCATTGGCTGGGCGGCTCATTATATATTCAG gtgGGACATGATGGTCTTCTTCATGTGTCACTGTCTGGCCTGGTTCCTGTCCGACTACATCCAGCTGACCGGGGTCCAG GGCGGCCCGCTCTGCTTCTCCAAGCTGGACTTCGCCGTGGCCTGGTTCATCCGGGAGTCCATGGCGGTGCAGATCTTCCTGTCGGCGCTGTGGGACCCCACCATCAGCTGGAGGACCGGCCGCTACCGGCTGCGCTGCGGCGGCACGGCCGAGGAGATCCTGGACGTGTAG
- the mocs2 gene encoding molybdopterin synthase catalytic subunit isoform X1 produces the protein MSKPRDVFKLSRDWLSIQEVVDAVSSPSCGAISVFIGTTREDVVEDRKVIGLEYEAYDSMVQSEFTKLCADIRERWPAVSHICVHHRLGWVKVGEASVAMAISSPHREDAQQAVHFCIRQLKAAVPIWKKEVYDTQESIWKENAECLWAGHNEQRPITSSENHKD, from the exons ATGTCCAAGCCGAGAGACGTCTTCAAGCTGAGCCGTGATTGGCTGTCCATACAGGAAGTGGTGGATGCTGTCAGCAGTCCTTCCTGTGGAGCCATTTCAGTCTTCATag GGACGACCCGTGAGGacgtggtggaggacaggaaggtGATTGGTCTGGAGTATGAGGCGTACGATTCCATGGTCCAATCAGAGTTCACCAAGCTGTGTGCTGACATCCGAGAGAGATGGCCGGCCGTCTCTCATATCTGTGTCCACCACCGCCTCGG GTGGGTGAAGGTGGGCGAGGCCAGCGTCGCCATGGCGATCTCGTCCCCTCACAGGGAGGACGCCCAGCAGGCCGTCCACTTCTGCATCCGCCAGCTGAAGGCCGCCGTCCCCATCTGGAAGAAG GAAGTGTACGACACCCAGGAGTCCATCTGGAAGGAGAACGCTGAGTGTTTGTGGGCGGGGCATAACGAGCAGCGTCCAATCACATCCTCCGAGAATCACAAAGATTAA
- the mocs2 gene encoding molybdopterin synthase sulfur carrier subunit isoform X2 translates to MSVQVCVLYFARSAELTGLKEEQLVAVPTELSSRDLWGLLLQRHPRLSLLQDHVVLAIRQQFVAIGDQLVSLGDGDEVAVVPPLSGG, encoded by the exons ATGTCTGTGCAG gtgtgtgttctgtactTTGCTCGGAGTGCAGAGCTCactggactgaaggaggagcagctggttGCCGTGCCAACAGAGCTCAGCAGCCGGGACCTGTGGGGACTGTTGCTACAGCGACACCCGAG GCTGTCCCTGCTGCAGGACCACGTCGTCCTGGCGATACGCCAGCAGTTCGTTGCCATCGGCGACCAGCTGGTGTCCCTTGGAGACGGAGACGAGGTTGCCGTGGTGCCGCCGCTCAGCGGGGGGTAA
- the LOC115382620 gene encoding cGMP-dependent protein kinase 1-like: protein MSQPGGPPGGPPRGTLADLQAALRLKVEELQQADALIQQLELELDSRDQLVRQLQLQLDWKWNHDQNQNHNQSQTQRTKRQAISAEPSVLDPTQLTHVSLTSYCKSQESRELIQRALLDNDFMKHLEHGQILTIMDCMCPTSLSRGCCVIQEGDDGSTVYVLEEGMVEVTKQGKKLCSIGPGKVFGELAILYNCTRTATVTALTDIKLWAIDRPGFQTIMMRTGLIKHSQYTDFLRSVPSFQALPEDVLSKLADILEETHYCDGDYIIRQGASGDTFFIISDGQVQLKSDPSRSFALKVLKKRHIVDTSQQGHILSERRIMMEVHSPFIIRLYRTFRDSKFLYMLLEACLGGELWSLLRDRGSFDDGTTRFYTGCVIEALVFLHSRGIIYRDLKPENIILDHRGYAKLVDFGFAKKVGLGQKTWTFCGTPEYVAPEIILNKGHDSSADCWSLGILVFELLSGSPPFSGSDPMKTYNIILRGIDMIEFPKKITRSAGNLIKRLCRDNPSERLGNRKNGVKDVQKHKWFEGFNWDGLRQGTIDPPFTPSLDGPLDTSNFDLFPEDPEEPPDEESGWDLEF, encoded by the exons atgtCTCAGCCCGGCGGCCcccccggcggccccccccGCGGGACCCTGGCCGACCTGCAGGCGGCGCTGCggctgaaggtggaggagctgcagcaggccgaCGCCctgatccagcagctggagctggagctggactccagagaccagctggtccggcagctccagctgcagctggactggAAGTGGAACCacgaccagaaccagaaccacaaccagagccaga CACAGAGGACCAAGAGACAGGCCATCTCCGCAGAACCTTCAGTCCTGGACCCGACCCAGCTGACCCACGTCAGCCTGACCAGCTACTGCAAGAGCCAGGAGT ccCGTGAGTTGATTCAACGGGCGCTGCTGGACAATGACTTCATGAAACACCTGGAGCATggacag atcCTCACCATCATGGACTGCATGTGTCCCACGTCTCTGTCCAGAGGCTGCTGTGTGATCCAGGAAGGAGACGACGGCTCCACGGTCTACGTCCTGGAGG aggggATGGTTGAAGTGACCAAACAGGGGAAGAAGCTCTGCAGCATCGGTCCTGGAAAAGTGTTTGGAGAACTGGCGATTCTGTACAACTGCACCCGGACCGCCACCGtgacag ctctGACGGACATCAAGCTGTGGGCCATCGACCGGCCGGGCTTCCAGACCATCATGATGAGAACCGGCCTCATCAAGCACTCGCAGTACACCGACTTCCTGCGCAG CGTCCCGTCCTTCCAGGCGCTCCCTGAGGACGTTCTCAGTAAGCTGGCCGACattctggaggag ACTCATTACTGCGACGGGGATTACATCATCCGCCAGGGCGCCAGCGGGGACACCTTCTTCATCATCAGTGACGGACAG gtccaGCTGAAGAGCGACCCCAGCCGCTCTTTTGCCCTCAAGGTGTTGAAGAAGCGTCACATCGTGGACACCAGCCAGCAGGGACACATCCTGTCGGAGCGCCGCATCATGATGGAGGTCCACAGCCCCTTCATCATCAG gttGTACCGGACCTTCAGAGACTCCAAGTTCCTCTACATGCTGCTGGAAGCCTGCCTGGGAGGAGAGCTGTGGTCGCTGCTGCgagaccg AGGTTCCTTTGATGACGGAACCACTCGGTTCTACACGGGATGTGTCATCGAGGCTCTGGTGTTCCTTCACTCTAGAGGAATCATCTACAGGGACCTGAAACCGGAGAACATCATCCTGGACCACAGAGGATATGCCAAGCTG GTGGACTTCGGCTTCGCTAAGAAAGTGGGTCTGGGCCAGAAGACCTGGACCTTCTGTGGAACCCCGGAGTACGTGGCCCCGGAGATCATCCTGAACAAAGGTCACGACAGCTCCGCCGACTGCTGGTCCCTGGGGATCCTGGTCTTCGAGCTGCTCAGCGGAAG CCCCCCGTTCTCCGGCTCGGACCCGATGAAGACCTACAACATCATCCTGAGAGGAATCGACATGATCGAGTTTCCCAAGAAGATCACCAGGAGCGCCGGGAACCTCATCAAGCGCCTGTGCAG GGACAACCCGTCAGAGAGGCTGGGGAACCGGAAGAACGGCGTGAAGGACGTCCAGAAGCACAA GTGGTTCGAGGGCTTCAACTGGGACGGGCTCCGCCAGGGGACCATCGACCCCCCCTTCACGCCTTCG CTGGACGGACCGCTGGACACCAGCAACTTCGACCTGTTCCCCGAAGACCCCGAGGAGCCTCCGGACGAGGAGTCAGGCTGGGACCTGGAGTTCTGA